A stretch of Aerococcaceae bacterium zg-252 DNA encodes these proteins:
- the citF gene encoding citrate lyase subunit alpha, with translation MVLNKLGREIPNVYAEKKGVYVSETENIKPFTEANREINPVIPGKGKLVESIREAIKKTGLKDGMTISFHHHFREGDYVLNMVMEEIANLGIKNLSIAPSSIANVHEPLIDHIKNGVVTNITSSGLRDKLGAAISSGIMDNPVIIRSHGGRARAIVSGDVHIDVAFLGAPSSDEYGNVNGTVGKATCGSLGYAKVDAKYADQVVIITDTLVEYPNTPISIPQHYVDYVVVVDEIGDPNGIAKGATRYTKNPKELLIAEYASKVITHSPYFKEGFSFQTGTGGASLAVTRFLREAMIKNEVKASFALGGITNAMVELLEEGLVDKILDVQDFDHYSAQSMGRNENHYEIDADMYASPFNKGAVVNMLDVCILSALEVDTDFNVNVLTGSDGVIRGASGGHSDTAFAAKMSMVIAPLIRGRIPTIVEQVNTVITPGTSVDVVVTEVGIAINPARQDLVEHFKDIKVPILTMEELKEKAYSIVGNPDPIQYGDKLVALVEYRDGTIIDAVYNVD, from the coding sequence ATGGTATTAAATAAATTAGGAAGAGAAATTCCTAATGTATACGCTGAAAAAAAAGGTGTTTATGTTAGTGAAACTGAAAATATTAAGCCATTTACAGAAGCAAATCGTGAAATCAATCCAGTTATTCCAGGTAAAGGAAAATTAGTTGAATCAATTCGTGAGGCGATTAAGAAAACGGGATTAAAAGACGGTATGACAATTTCTTTCCACCACCATTTCCGAGAAGGAGATTATGTACTTAATATGGTAATGGAAGAGATTGCTAATTTAGGTATCAAAAATCTTTCAATTGCACCGTCTTCAATTGCGAATGTTCATGAACCTTTAATCGACCATATTAAAAATGGTGTGGTAACGAATATTACATCGTCTGGTTTGCGTGATAAATTAGGTGCAGCTATTTCATCAGGAATTATGGATAATCCAGTAATTATTCGTTCTCATGGTGGACGTGCACGTGCGATTGTTTCAGGAGATGTACATATTGATGTTGCCTTTTTAGGAGCACCAAGTTCAGATGAATATGGAAATGTGAATGGTACAGTGGGTAAAGCAACGTGTGGTTCGCTAGGTTATGCGAAAGTCGATGCAAAATATGCAGACCAAGTAGTGATTATTACCGATACTTTAGTAGAGTATCCAAATACACCAATTAGTATTCCACAGCATTATGTTGATTATGTGGTTGTTGTTGATGAAATCGGTGACCCAAATGGAATTGCTAAAGGTGCAACACGTTATACAAAAAATCCTAAGGAATTATTAATTGCTGAATATGCGTCTAAAGTGATTACACACTCACCATACTTCAAAGAAGGATTTTCATTCCAAACAGGTACAGGTGGTGCGTCATTAGCGGTTACACGTTTCTTGCGTGAAGCGATGATTAAAAACGAAGTGAAAGCATCATTTGCTTTAGGTGGAATTACGAATGCAATGGTTGAATTATTAGAAGAAGGCTTAGTGGATAAAATTCTCGATGTACAAGATTTTGACCATTATTCAGCTCAATCAATGGGACGTAATGAAAATCATTATGAAATTGATGCAGATATGTATGCTTCGCCATTTAATAAAGGTGCTGTTGTCAACATGTTAGATGTTTGTATCTTATCAGCTTTAGAAGTTGATACAGACTTCAATGTTAACGTCTTAACAGGTTCAGACGGTGTGATTCGTGGTGCGTCTGGTGGACATTCAGATACTGCTTTTGCTGCGAAAATGAGCATGGTAATTGCTCCATTAATTCGTGGCAGAATACCAACAATCGTTGAACAAGTTAATACGGTGATTACACCGGGAACTTCAGTTGACGTTGTTGTTACCGAAGTTGGTATTGCGATTAATCCAGCTCGTCAAGATTTAGTAGAGCATTTTAAAGATATTAAAGTGCCAATCTTGACAATGGAAGAATTGAAAGAAAAAGCATATAGTATCGTTGGTAATCCTGATCCAATTCAATACGGTGACAAATTAGTTGCCTTAGTCGAATATCGTGACGGTACAATTATTGATGCAGTTTACAATGTTGATTAA
- the map gene encoding type I methionyl aminopeptidase, protein MITLKSEREIEMMKESGALLASIHVKLRDLIKPGVTTAQIDQFVQKEIEKGGAIAAQIGYEGYKYATCTSVNDEICHGFPSNYALKAGDIVKVDFCVDLNGAISDSCWCYAVGEISPEHQALMDVTKEAMYLGIAQAKVGNRIGDIGHAIQTYAESKGYGVVRDFIGHGIGPSIHEEPQVPHYGLAGKGLRLKEGMTITIEPMITMGTWQMKMDNNGWTARTRDGGYCAQFEHSLVITADGPVLLTEQQPEA, encoded by the coding sequence ATGATTACATTAAAATCAGAACGAGAAATCGAAATGATGAAAGAGTCGGGTGCATTATTAGCGTCAATACATGTTAAATTAAGAGATTTGATTAAACCAGGCGTGACAACTGCACAAATTGACCAATTTGTACAAAAGGAAATTGAAAAAGGTGGGGCGATCGCAGCTCAAATTGGTTATGAGGGGTATAAATATGCGACTTGTACCAGTGTGAATGATGAAATTTGTCATGGTTTTCCGTCAAACTATGCACTAAAAGCAGGTGACATTGTAAAAGTTGATTTCTGTGTTGACTTAAATGGTGCGATTTCGGATAGTTGTTGGTGCTATGCTGTCGGTGAGATTAGTCCAGAACACCAAGCATTAATGGATGTAACAAAAGAAGCGATGTATCTTGGTATTGCACAAGCAAAAGTAGGAAATCGTATTGGCGACATCGGTCACGCTATTCAAACGTACGCAGAATCAAAAGGTTATGGTGTTGTCCGTGATTTTATCGGACATGGCATTGGGCCAAGTATTCATGAAGAGCCACAAGTACCACATTATGGACTAGCTGGTAAAGGCTTGCGTTTGAAAGAGGGTATGACGATTACCATTGAGCCGATGATTACAATGGGAACGTGGCAGATGAAAATGGATAATAATGGGTGGACAGCTCGTACTCGTGACGGTGGGTATTGTGCTCAGTTTGAACATTCGCTTGTAATTACGGCCGACGGGCCAGTTCTATTGACAGAACAACAGCCAGAAGCATAA
- a CDS encoding OadG family protein — MEYSIMEVINLTFSAITIVFIVLTAIMFSINLVGKIVEKFEQSTPVETSAANVTAPTPVQKENTLKEIFAEDNYAQVAALVALTQASENEQDKRFEIASIVKK; from the coding sequence GTGGAATATTCAATTATGGAAGTCATTAATTTGACCTTTTCAGCTATTACAATCGTATTTATCGTTTTAACAGCGATTATGTTCTCGATAAATTTAGTTGGAAAGATTGTTGAAAAATTTGAACAGTCAACACCAGTGGAAACAAGTGCAGCTAATGTCACTGCACCAACACCTGTTCAAAAAGAAAATACATTAAAAGAAATCTTTGCTGAGGATAATTATGCTCAAGTAGCAGCTTTAGTTGCCTTGACTCAAGCAAGTGAGAATGAACAAGATAAACGATTTGAAATAGCATCGATTGTTAAAAAATAA
- a CDS encoding D-2-hydroxyacid dehydrogenase encodes MKIALFRNLTDKEQQLLQSITDLPYTDFSAQEPSAETVAEYDIVLGWHPILMDVLSLSHNIKWIQLFMVGVDNLPFDLLEKAGVIVTTAKGANATTIAQQTIGCMISFARQLHTSRDNQLQSKWFSPTGLTELTGKSVLTVGTGEIGQALAKLATAFEMTVDGINRSGHDVPGIQNCYSITALDERIGHYDYVINNLPYTPATDKLFGAKQFDLMKQDAIFINMGRGKSVDEQALIHALDTKQINAAALDVFEVEPLPETSPLWQMENVLIMPHRAGISDFYHSRILDIFAKNYREFIRGEVPSHNRLDYQKGY; translated from the coding sequence ATGAAAATCGCTCTATTTCGTAATTTAACAGATAAAGAACAACAATTATTACAATCAATCACTGATTTACCGTACACCGACTTTTCTGCACAAGAACCAAGTGCTGAAACGGTTGCTGAATACGATATTGTATTAGGGTGGCACCCAATTCTAATGGATGTACTATCACTATCTCACAATATCAAATGGATTCAACTATTCATGGTTGGTGTAGATAATTTGCCCTTTGATTTATTGGAAAAAGCCGGTGTTATCGTCACTACTGCCAAAGGTGCCAATGCCACTACAATCGCTCAGCAAACGATTGGCTGTATGATTTCATTTGCTAGACAATTACATACATCTCGGGATAATCAGTTGCAATCAAAATGGTTTTCTCCAACAGGTTTAACCGAACTAACTGGCAAAAGCGTCCTTACTGTCGGAACAGGTGAAATCGGTCAAGCCCTCGCTAAATTAGCGACTGCATTTGAGATGACGGTTGACGGCATTAATCGCAGTGGACATGACGTGCCAGGCATTCAAAACTGCTATTCAATCACAGCATTAGATGAACGCATTGGACACTATGATTATGTCATCAATAATTTGCCATATACACCAGCAACCGATAAACTTTTCGGTGCTAAACAATTTGACTTGATGAAACAGGACGCTATTTTCATCAATATGGGACGTGGTAAGTCTGTTGATGAACAGGCGTTAATTCACGCATTAGATACTAAACAAATTAATGCTGCTGCACTCGATGTCTTTGAAGTTGAACCCTTACCTGAAACTAGCCCATTATGGCAAATGGAAAATGTCCTAATCATGCCTCATCGTGCAGGTATCAGTGACTTTTATCATTCACGCATTCTTGATATTTTTGCAAAAAATTATCGTGAATTTATCCGTGGCGAGGTGCCGTCGCATAATCGCTTGGATTATCAAAAGGGGTATTAG
- a CDS encoding 2-hydroxycarboxylate transporter family protein, with protein MKELKIFGLKLPIFAIISVVVLAAMYMGVLSKDLAGGIAVMLVLGIIFNEIGERIPIWNDYVGGGLVLAFIGTAFLVQYNLIPADYVELMDKVTSKPMGMLNFFIIALITGSILGLNRKLMIKSFSGYIPAIIGGLIGAGLFGVVAGLFFGVSPADTILKYVLPVMGGGNGAGAVPLSQIYERVTGDAAANYYGFAIAILTIANIFAIIAGGVLKAVGEKKPSWTGDKNSLIRSDEEIVVEKETFKIGIKDYAGAVLLGLAFYQAGRILSEFWDAYILPSIPIHQFAFMIILVALANGLGVIPGNLRMAAKDVQTFFTKNLVLVIMVGVGVSTDLNELWAAITLGNVVIALAIVIGCIFGSAIVGWLVGFYPVDTAVTAGLCMANRGGSGDLAVLGAADRMGLMSYAQLSSRLGGGMVLVIASILFGFFF; from the coding sequence ATGAAAGAATTAAAGATTTTTGGTTTAAAATTACCAATCTTTGCGATTATTTCAGTTGTGGTATTAGCTGCCATGTATATGGGAGTGTTATCTAAAGATTTAGCCGGTGGTATTGCCGTAATGCTTGTATTAGGTATTATTTTTAATGAAATTGGTGAACGTATTCCGATTTGGAATGACTATGTTGGTGGAGGATTAGTTTTAGCATTTATTGGAACTGCATTCTTAGTTCAATATAATCTTATTCCAGCAGACTACGTAGAATTAATGGATAAAGTAACAAGTAAGCCAATGGGAATGCTAAACTTCTTTATCATTGCATTAATTACTGGTTCAATTTTAGGGCTAAACCGTAAATTAATGATTAAATCATTCTCTGGATACATCCCAGCTATTATTGGTGGTTTAATTGGTGCTGGTCTTTTTGGAGTTGTAGCCGGATTATTCTTCGGTGTTTCTCCAGCAGATACAATTTTAAAATATGTTTTACCTGTTATGGGTGGAGGAAATGGTGCAGGTGCTGTTCCATTATCTCAAATTTATGAACGTGTTACTGGTGATGCTGCAGCAAACTACTATGGCTTTGCGATTGCTATTTTAACGATTGCAAACATCTTTGCAATTATTGCCGGGGGTGTCTTAAAAGCAGTTGGTGAGAAAAAACCTTCTTGGACAGGCGATAAAAATAGCTTAATTAGAAGTGATGAAGAAATCGTTGTTGAAAAAGAAACATTCAAAATTGGAATTAAAGATTATGCAGGTGCAGTTCTTTTAGGTTTAGCGTTCTATCAAGCTGGACGTATTTTATCAGAATTCTGGGATGCATATATTTTACCGTCAATTCCAATTCACCAATTTGCATTTATGATTATTTTAGTAGCATTAGCAAATGGATTAGGTGTAATTCCAGGTAATTTAAGAATGGCAGCTAAAGATGTTCAAACATTCTTCACTAAAAACTTAGTATTAGTGATTATGGTTGGTGTTGGGGTTTCAACTGACTTAAATGAATTATGGGCTGCGATTACTCTAGGTAATGTTGTGATTGCATTAGCGATTGTTATCGGATGTATTTTTGGTTCAGCGATTGTTGGTTGGTTAGTAGGCTTCTATCCAGTTGATACAGCTGTAACAGCAGGATTATGTATGGCAAACCGTGGTGGTTCAGGAGACTTAGCCGTTTTAGGTGCTGCTGACCGTATGGGATTAATGTCATATGCACAATTATCTTCACGTTTAGGTGGAGGTATGGTATTAGTTATTGCTTCAATTTTATTTGGATTTTTCTTCTAA
- the citX gene encoding citrate lyase holo-[acyl-carrier protein] synthase, translating into MLINQVFNGTTVSLLEMLDAKEERQAIQQRLITKYPQATLLSITLNIPGEVKNSIVLEQFFNQQLNELQSLYQDKVIEQSVFNKFTGNEAFLVIEMEPLRLKKQLIEFEESQPVRRILDLDVLYLNNQELTVVSRKDYRLPSRRCLVCEQDAKICGRERKHSVEAIQQKIIELLSSST; encoded by the coding sequence ATGTTGATTAATCAAGTATTTAATGGCACAACTGTTTCACTTTTAGAAATGCTAGATGCCAAAGAAGAACGTCAAGCGATTCAACAGCGATTGATAACAAAGTATCCGCAAGCTACTTTGTTATCAATTACCTTGAATATTCCAGGTGAAGTAAAAAATTCGATTGTTTTAGAACAATTTTTTAATCAGCAATTGAATGAATTACAATCGCTATATCAAGATAAAGTGATTGAACAAAGTGTTTTTAATAAATTTACTGGTAATGAAGCATTTCTTGTTATTGAAATGGAGCCGTTAAGATTAAAAAAACAATTGATTGAGTTTGAAGAATCTCAACCGGTCAGACGTATATTAGATTTAGATGTATTGTATTTAAATAATCAAGAGTTAACAGTCGTTAGTCGAAAAGATTATCGATTGCCGTCACGTCGGTGTCTAGTGTGTGAACAAGACGCCAAAATTTGTGGACGTGAACGAAAACATTCCGTTGAAGCAATTCAACAAAAAATAATTGAGTTACTAAGTTCATCAACGTAA
- the citC gene encoding [citrate (pro-3S)-lyase] ligase — MNYQVVPINPFNKRHTQKVIQLLEQEKIRLDKHLDYTCGIFNEDNQLIATGSCFKNTLRCIAVDSKYHGQGLMNKLISHLVSEQFERGNFHLFLYTKASCRYQFKDLGFYEIAYIENQIVFMENKRDGFKDYLNQLTNISVQANQSTAALVMNCNPFTLGHQYLIEKAASENDSVHLFIVEEDASVFPYSVRKELVEKGTAHLKNVFIHSTGPYLISSATFPSYFQKDSTDVITSQTNVDCHIFTQIAQHLGITKRYVGTEPFSPTTDIYNQTMHKVLHKAGIDVILVPRMENEHGFISASTVRQYLKENRIDFVQKMVPPTTYDFLSSTKGKEIIAAIKQMDEVRHY, encoded by the coding sequence ATGAATTATCAAGTTGTACCGATTAATCCATTCAATAAGCGACATACTCAAAAAGTGATTCAACTTTTAGAACAAGAAAAGATTCGCTTAGATAAACACTTAGACTACACTTGTGGGATATTCAATGAAGATAATCAATTAATCGCAACAGGTTCTTGTTTTAAAAATACCTTACGTTGTATTGCTGTCGATAGTAAATATCACGGACAAGGATTGATGAACAAACTAATTTCACATCTCGTCAGTGAACAATTTGAACGTGGTAATTTCCATTTGTTCTTATATACGAAAGCATCTTGTCGCTATCAATTTAAGGACTTAGGATTTTACGAAATCGCCTATATTGAAAACCAAATTGTTTTTATGGAAAATAAACGAGACGGCTTTAAAGATTACTTAAATCAATTGACAAATATATCAGTCCAAGCCAATCAATCAACGGCTGCACTCGTTATGAACTGTAATCCTTTTACATTGGGACATCAGTATTTAATCGAAAAAGCAGCTAGTGAAAATGATAGTGTACACTTATTTATTGTCGAAGAAGATGCGAGCGTCTTCCCCTATTCAGTACGAAAAGAACTAGTAGAAAAAGGTACTGCACATCTTAAGAATGTCTTCATTCATAGCACAGGTCCTTATTTAATTAGTTCAGCAACCTTTCCAAGTTATTTTCAAAAAGATTCAACTGATGTGATTACAAGCCAAACCAATGTTGATTGCCATATTTTTACACAAATTGCACAACACTTAGGCATTACAAAACGCTATGTCGGTACGGAACCATTTAGTCCGACGACCGACATCTACAATCAAACTATGCACAAGGTTCTACATAAAGCTGGCATTGATGTTATCCTTGTTCCACGTATGGAAAATGAACATGGATTTATTTCTGCTTCGACTGTGCGACAATATTTAAAAGAAAATCGTATAGATTTTGTACAAAAAATGGTGCCACCTACAACCTATGACTTTTTATCTTCTACAAAAGGGAAAGAAATTATTGCGGCAATTAAGCAAATGGATGAGGTAAGACATTATTAA
- a CDS encoding sodium ion-translocating decarboxylase subunit beta → MLEIIGELISSSGFGAMTVQNFIMIALACFFLYLGIKKQYEPYLMVPIAFGMLLANLPISGVMEAANGTDPGGLLYYLYQGTKLGVYPPLIFLCLGIATDFGPLIANPVTLLLGGAAQAGIFAAFFLAIMFGMTPEEAASIGIIGGADGPTAIFTTTRLAPHLLSAIAVAAYSYMALVPVIQPPIIRALTTKAERQVVMKEQRKVSQTEKIIFPIVVTILVSLIVPSATTLVGMLMLGNLLREIKLVPLMTSALSNTMMYMITILLGMTVGATANGDIFLSPSTLLIIALGLVAFSIGTAGGVLLGKVMYHLSGGKINPMIGAAGVSAVPMAARVVHKEGQLENPANFLLMHAMGPNVAGVIGSAVAAGVLLAMFG, encoded by the coding sequence ATGTTAGAGATTATTGGAGAACTCATTTCTAGTTCAGGATTTGGTGCAATGACAGTGCAAAATTTTATTATGATTGCACTAGCATGCTTTTTCTTGTATTTAGGAATTAAAAAGCAATATGAACCTTATTTAATGGTACCGATTGCTTTTGGTATGTTGTTAGCGAACTTACCAATATCTGGTGTAATGGAAGCAGCGAATGGAACAGACCCAGGTGGCTTATTGTATTATTTATATCAAGGGACTAAACTAGGGGTTTATCCACCACTTATTTTCTTATGTTTAGGAATTGCGACAGACTTTGGCCCATTAATTGCTAATCCAGTCACTTTATTATTAGGTGGTGCTGCACAAGCAGGAATTTTTGCAGCTTTCTTTTTAGCGATTATGTTTGGTATGACACCTGAAGAGGCTGCTTCAATTGGTATTATTGGAGGGGCAGACGGTCCAACTGCGATTTTCACTACGACACGTTTGGCACCACATTTATTATCAGCGATTGCGGTTGCAGCCTATTCTTATATGGCATTAGTACCAGTTATTCAACCACCAATTATTAGAGCTTTGACGACTAAAGCTGAACGTCAAGTTGTGATGAAAGAGCAACGTAAAGTATCACAAACGGAAAAAATTATTTTCCCAATTGTTGTAACGATTTTAGTAAGTTTAATCGTACCAAGTGCTACAACATTAGTGGGGATGTTAATGTTAGGTAACTTATTACGTGAAATTAAGTTAGTTCCATTAATGACATCTGCTCTATCAAATACGATGATGTATATGATTACAATTTTATTAGGAATGACCGTTGGGGCGACAGCTAATGGCGATATATTCTTATCTCCGTCTACTTTATTAATCATTGCACTTGGATTAGTTGCTTTTTCAATTGGGACGGCTGGAGGAGTATTACTCGGTAAAGTTATGTATCATCTCTCAGGTGGTAAAATTAATCCGATGATTGGTGCGGCAGGAGTATCAGCTGTACCAATGGCAGCACGTGTTGTACATAAAGAGGGACAATTAGAAAATCCTGCCAACTTCTTATTAATGCATGCAATGGGACCAAATGTAGCGGGAGTTATCGGTTCAGCAGTAGCTGCCGGTGTATTGTTGGCGATGTTTGGGTAA
- the citE gene encoding citrate (pro-3S)-lyase subunit beta yields MERLRRTMMFLPGSNVAMLRDAALYGADSIMFDLEDSVSLKEKDSARVLVHFALKTFDYSNVETVVRINGLDAGGDLDVEAAVLGGVNVIRLPKTENAQDIIDVEAVITKVEEENGIPVGTTKMMAAIESAEGVLNAREIAKASTRLIGIALGAEDYVTNMKTRRYPDGQELSFARNMILHAARAAGIAAIDTVYSDVNNTEGFQREVSLIKQLGFDGKSVINPRQIPLVNEIYTPTEKEIDNAIAVIQGIREAEAKGSGVISVNGKMVDKPIVERAERVLALAKAAGIIEEGDY; encoded by the coding sequence ATGGAACGTTTAAGAAGAACAATGATGTTCCTCCCAGGTTCAAATGTGGCGATGTTACGAGATGCAGCCTTGTATGGTGCCGATTCAATTATGTTTGACTTGGAAGATTCAGTGTCTTTAAAAGAAAAAGATTCAGCTCGTGTACTAGTTCATTTCGCATTAAAAACTTTTGACTATTCAAATGTTGAAACAGTAGTGCGTATTAATGGCTTAGATGCTGGTGGTGATTTAGACGTTGAAGCAGCTGTATTAGGTGGCGTAAATGTTATTCGTTTACCAAAAACTGAAAATGCTCAAGATATTATTGATGTTGAAGCAGTGATTACCAAAGTTGAAGAAGAAAATGGTATTCCTGTAGGAACAACTAAAATGATGGCTGCAATTGAGTCAGCTGAAGGTGTATTAAATGCGAGAGAGATTGCGAAAGCAAGTACTCGTTTGATTGGGATTGCCTTAGGAGCTGAAGATTATGTGACTAACATGAAAACAAGACGTTATCCTGACGGACAAGAGTTATCATTTGCACGTAATATGATTTTACACGCAGCACGTGCAGCTGGAATTGCGGCGATTGATACAGTTTACTCTGATGTGAACAATACTGAAGGATTCCAAAGAGAAGTTTCCTTAATTAAACAATTAGGTTTTGACGGTAAATCAGTGATTAACCCGAGACAAATTCCATTGGTTAATGAAATCTATACACCGACTGAAAAAGAAATTGATAATGCGATTGCTGTCATTCAAGGAATTCGTGAAGCTGAAGCAAAAGGCTCAGGTGTTATTTCAGTTAACGGTAAAATGGTCGATAAACCAATTGTTGAGCGTGCTGAAAGAGTACTGGCATTAGCTAAGGCAGCTGGAATTATCGAAGAGGGGGACTATTAA
- the citD gene encoding citrate lyase acyl carrier protein produces MKITKTAVAGTVESSDIMITVSPNDENKVVINLNSSVEKQFGARIREVIENTLKHLDIDSVTVEAVDKGALDCTIQARTIIAVNRSLDVTKYNWKEIDSWNV; encoded by the coding sequence ATGAAGATTACAAAAACGGCTGTTGCCGGGACTGTAGAATCAAGTGATATTATGATTACAGTTTCGCCTAATGACGAAAATAAAGTCGTGATTAATCTGAATTCAAGTGTTGAAAAACAATTTGGTGCACGAATTAGAGAAGTCATTGAAAATACGCTAAAACATTTAGATATTGATTCTGTAACGGTTGAGGCAGTAGATAAAGGAGCCTTGGATTGTACGATTCAAGCGAGAACAATTATCGCAGTCAATCGTTCATTGGATGTCACAAAATATAACTGGAAGGAGATAGATTCATGGAACGTTTAA
- a CDS encoding oxaloacetate decarboxylase subunit alpha: MENKHSVKITETVLRDAHQSLMATRMPFADMEPILPVLDQVGYASLECWGGATFDACIRFLNENPWERLRKIKKLVPNTPLQMLLRGQNLLGYRHYADDVVEKFIEKAAINGIDIFRIFDALNDFRNVQKSIEVVQKFGKEAQVAIAYTTSPIHTVEYYVELAKEIQAMGADTICVKDMAGVLTPEDGYRLVKAIKEQVTIPVIVHTHATSGLSQITLQKVVEAGADRVDTAISPLSEGTSQPATEAMMMSFEEAGYSTGLNKEKLEEVANYFRGLRDKYLEKGMIDPKMLMPDPRALIYQVPGGMLSNMYSQLKQAGLESKYEEVLAEVPRVRKDLGYPPLVTPLSQMVGTQATMNIITGERYKMVSNEVKNYLVGKYGKSPVPVEESFRQKLVGDAIVIHHRPADDLEAEFAHLTHEIGELSQNDEDTLIYALFPEVGKNFLKNYYQPEPEVVRIQAYL, from the coding sequence TTGGAAAATAAACATTCAGTTAAAATTACCGAAACAGTTTTAAGAGATGCTCATCAAAGTTTAATGGCGACACGTATGCCGTTTGCAGATATGGAACCAATTTTACCTGTTTTAGATCAAGTGGGTTACGCTTCTTTAGAATGCTGGGGTGGCGCTACCTTTGACGCATGTATTCGATTCTTAAATGAAAATCCATGGGAACGATTAAGAAAGATTAAAAAATTAGTTCCTAATACTCCGTTACAAATGTTATTACGAGGACAAAATTTACTTGGTTATCGCCATTACGCCGATGATGTGGTAGAAAAATTTATTGAAAAAGCTGCTATCAATGGAATTGATATCTTTCGAATTTTTGATGCATTAAATGATTTTAGAAATGTGCAAAAATCAATTGAAGTGGTACAGAAATTTGGTAAAGAGGCTCAAGTTGCGATTGCTTATACGACAAGCCCGATTCATACTGTTGAGTACTATGTTGAATTAGCTAAAGAAATTCAAGCAATGGGAGCAGATACTATTTGCGTAAAAGATATGGCAGGAGTTTTAACACCGGAAGACGGTTACCGTCTAGTTAAAGCGATTAAAGAACAAGTAACCATTCCAGTGATTGTGCATACACATGCGACAAGTGGTTTATCACAAATTACCTTGCAAAAGGTCGTGGAGGCAGGTGCAGACCGAGTGGACACAGCAATTTCTCCATTGAGTGAGGGAACGAGTCAACCGGCTACTGAAGCGATGATGATGAGTTTTGAAGAGGCTGGATATTCTACTGGTTTAAATAAAGAAAAATTAGAAGAAGTAGCCAACTACTTTAGGGGCTTGCGTGATAAGTATTTAGAAAAAGGGATGATTGACCCTAAAATGTTAATGCCAGACCCACGAGCGTTAATCTATCAAGTGCCAGGTGGTATGCTTTCAAATATGTATTCACAACTAAAACAAGCAGGGTTAGAATCAAAATACGAAGAAGTGTTAGCAGAAGTACCGAGAGTGCGTAAAGATTTAGGTTATCCACCATTAGTAACACCATTAAGTCAAATGGTTGGAACACAAGCAACAATGAACATTATTACTGGTGAACGTTATAAAATGGTTTCAAATGAAGTGAAAAACTATTTAGTCGGTAAGTATGGAAAATCACCAGTGCCAGTAGAAGAATCGTTTAGACAAAAATTAGTTGGTGATGCTATTGTGATTCATCATCGACCAGCTGATGATTTGGAAGCTGAATTTGCGCATTTGACGCATGAAATTGGTGAGCTATCTCAAAATGATGAAGATACACTCATCTATGCACTGTTCCCAGAAGTGGGTAAAAACTTCTTGAAAAATTATTATCAGCCAGAACCTGAGGTTGTTAGAATTCAAGCATATCTATAA
- a CDS encoding biotin/lipoyl-binding protein, whose translation MKRYEVTVNGQVYEVSLRELQANETVATTTTQSAPAAAPTPTASNTGEGFSVKAPMGGVIMSVKVKPNQVVKAGDTLFILEAMKMENEIVAPQDGVVKSILVNESQQVETNQELVII comes from the coding sequence ATGAAACGATATGAAGTAACCGTAAATGGACAAGTGTATGAAGTAAGTTTAAGAGAATTACAAGCAAATGAAACAGTTGCTACGACTACAACACAATCTGCACCAGCTGCTGCACCGACACCAACTGCATCGAATACTGGTGAGGGATTCAGTGTCAAAGCACCAATGGGTGGTGTCATTATGTCAGTAAAAGTGAAACCAAATCAAGTTGTTAAAGCTGGGGATACTTTATTCATTTTAGAAGCGATGAAAATGGAAAATGAAATTGTTGCACCACAAGACGGTGTTGTTAAATCAATCTTAGTTAATGAGTCACAGCAAGTAGAAACAAATCAAGAATTAGTGATTATCTAG